One stretch of Bombus terrestris chromosome 5, iyBomTerr1.2, whole genome shotgun sequence DNA includes these proteins:
- the LOC100642754 gene encoding protein yippee-like 1 — protein MVKTFQAYLPSCHRTYSCIHCRAHLANHDELISKSFQGSQGRAYLFNSVVNVGCGPAEERVLLTGLHAVADIYCECCKTTLGWKYEHAFESSQKYKEGKFIIELAHMIKENGWE, from the exons ATGGTCAAAACTTTTCAAGCATACCTGCCCTCGTGTCACCGCACTTATTCGTGCATTCACTGCCGTGCTCACCTCGCCAACCACGACGAACTCATCTCTAAG TCCTTCCAGGGCAGTCAAGGTCGTGCCTATCTCTTTAATTCCGT GGTGAATGTAGGCTGTGGTCCTGCGGAAGAGCGAGTTCTGTTAACTGGCCTTCATGCTGTCGCTGATATTTACTGTGAATGTTGTAAGACCACCCTTGGGTGGAAATAC GAGCATGCGTTCGAGTCGAGTCAAAAGTATAAAGAGGGCAAGTTTATAATCGAGCTTGCTCACATGATCAAGGAGAATGGATGGGAATAG